In one window of Electrophorus electricus isolate fEleEle1 chromosome 15, fEleEle1.pri, whole genome shotgun sequence DNA:
- the tiam1b gene encoding T-lymphoma invasion and metastasis-inducing protein 1 isoform X4 encodes MSVLKRSRHSKRSSESIYGMLHLSTEQVAAFCRSLHEMNPSPEAVSSSSSSSGMESSSLTANATTPRQLSDADKLRKVICELVETERTYVKDLNCLIGRYLTPLQKESFLTQDELDVLFGNLPEMVEFQVEFLRTLEDGTRLVPDLDKLERVEQFKKILFSLGGSFLYYADRFKIYSAFCASHTKVPKVLVKAKTDPDFKAFLDERNPKHQHSSTLESYLIKPIQRVLKYPLLLRELYTLTDPDSEEHYHLDVAVKAMNKVASHINEMQKLHEEFGAVFDQLIADQTGDKKEVADLSMGDLLLHTTVTWLNPPSSLGKWKKEPQLATFVFKTAVVFVCKEFSKQKKKMGGSHRASISGEEKDPFRFRHMISTDALQVRALTVADSDNAAVCEIIHVKSESEGRPERVFHLCCSSPESKKDFLKAVHSVLRDKQRRQLLKTESLPPSQQYVPFGGKRLSALKGARPAMNRAASAPTRMLGRRKLVRNRFTIDTDIVFDADGDADGDSPDSQPALQPGDTDRWVEEQFDLQRYEEHEQVKETDILSDEEGDEDHSHSALSPTTEQELEGPLLAMSLGGDAAGRKMDEDEQTKTEGREATSQHALRLSHLGKQCAMSVASVDEQAVLSDEVIWVRRDENSPDGDAQDASQS; translated from the exons ATGTCTGTGCTGAAAAGGAGCAGGCACAGCAAGCGCTCCTCCGAGTCCATCTACGGTATGCTGCACCTG agcacagagcaggtaGCCGCCTTCTGCCGCAGCCTTCATGAGATGAATCCTTCACCGGAAGccgtctcctcctcttcctcctcctctgggaTGGAGTCTTCCTCGCTCACGGCGAACGCTACCACCCCTCGACAGCTCTCCGACGCGGACAAACTCCGAAAGGTCATCTGTGAACTTGTGGAGACTGAACGCACCTATGTCAAA GATCTGAACTGTCTGATTGGAAGATATCTAACTCCTCTGCAGAAAGAGAGTTTTCTGACCCAGGATGAA CTGGACGTATTGTTTGGGAACCTGCCCGAAATGGTGGAGTTTCAGGTGGAGTTCTTGCGCACGTTGGAGGACGGGACGCGGCTAGTGCCTGATCTAGACAAGCTGGAAAGGGTGGAGCAGTTCAAG AAAATCCTCTTCTCTCTGGGAGGCTCTTTCCTCTACTACGCAGACCGCTTTAAGATCTACAGTGCCTTCTGCGCTAGCCACACCAAAGTGCCCAAAGTGTTGGTAAAAG CAAAGACGGACCCAGACTTCAAAGCGTTTCTTGATGAGAGGAACCCTAAGCATCAGCACTCGTCCACGCTGGAGTCATACCTGATCAAACCGATCCAGAGGGTGCTAAAataccccctcctcctgcgTGAGCTCTACACACTCACCGACCCAGACAGCGAAGAGCACTACCACCTCGACG ttgcagTGAAAGCCATGAATAAAGTAGCCAGCCACATTAATGAGATGCAGAAGCTTCATGAGGAGTTTGGTGCTGTGTTTGATCAGCTCATCGCTGACCAGACTGGAGATAAGAAAGAG GTGGCTGACCTGTCTATGGGAGACCTGTTACTACACACCACGGTGACCTGGCTCaatcctccctcctctctgggCAAGTGGAAGAAGGAGCCCCAGCTTGCCACCTTTG TTTTCAAGACTGCCGTGGTGTTCGTATGTAAGGAGTTTTccaaacagaagaagaaaatg GGTGGGTCACACCGTGCTTCTATctctggagaggagaaggacCCATTCCGATTCCGTCATATGATCTCCACTGATGCCCTCCAGGTCCGTGCCCTTACGGTGGCAG ATAGTGACAACGCTGCAGTTTGCGAGATCATCCATGTGAAATCCGAGTCAGAAGGAAGACCGGAGAGAGTGTTTCACCTGTGCTGCAG CTCTCCAGAGAGCAAGAAGGACTTCCTGAAGGCTGTGCATTCCGTTCTGCGGGACAAGCAGAGGCGTCAGCTGCTGAAGACGGAGAGTCTCCCACCCAGCCAGCAGTACGTGCCGTTTGGAGGGAAGCGTCTGAGCGCTCTAAAGGGGGCTCGCCCTGCCATGAACCGCGCAG CTTCTGCCCCCACACGCATGTTGGGCCGTCGTAAGTTGGTGCGGAACCGTTTCACCATCGACACGGACATTGTGTTCGATGCGGATGGCGATGCGGATGGTGACTCGCCGGACTCCCAGCCTGCCCTGCAGCCGGGGGATACAGACCGCTGGGTGGAGGAGCAGTTCGACCTGCAGCGCTACGAGGAGCACGAGCAGGTGAAAGAGACGGATATACTCAGCGATGAGGAAGGTGATGAAGACCACAGCCACTCAGCGCTGAGCCCCACGACGGAGCAGGAGCTGGAAGGGCCCCTCTTGGCAATGTCACTGGGGGGAGACGCTGCTGGGAGAAAAATGGACGAGGACGAGCAAACCAAAACTGAAGGCAGGGAAGCCacatcccagcatgctttgAGGCTCTCTCATCTGGGAAAGCAGTGTGCCATGTCTGTGGCCAGCGTGGATGAGCAGGCAGTGCTCAGTGATGAGGTCATCTGGGTGCGACGGGATGAGAACAGTCCTGACGGAGATGCACAGGACGCGTCGCAGAGCTGA